From the Cohaesibacter sp. ES.047 genome, one window contains:
- a CDS encoding ABC transporter permease, translating into MVQNMDSTASSSAKNGTLIKIGKLLKRRPELISLSILIVICCLVSVLNPAFLQPSSLIDMGRSSVVTGLFALGVFSILAVGGIDVSFTAIAALTMYSATLFVINIWPDAPMSLVISAAVVGGALLGAVNGWMVHKLNVPALIVTIGTQYLFRGILLAFIGTVWLMELPPQMLAFGKAPLLEFQSAADTTITLPMYFLIFPAAAILTWFMFNKTLMGRAIFATGGNADIAERLGYDQRVVHVFVFAFTGALAAMAGIIHVCSNRMANPFDLVGSEIEVIAAVVLGGARITGGTGTVLGTVTGVLLITVVNNSLVLVGIPSTWQRAVVGAFILLAAAFFVRRQK; encoded by the coding sequence ATGGTTCAAAATATGGATAGCACTGCATCATCTTCTGCGAAAAATGGCACGCTCATCAAGATCGGTAAACTCTTGAAGCGTCGCCCGGAGCTCATCAGCCTTTCCATTCTCATCGTGATCTGTTGTCTGGTGTCCGTGCTCAATCCGGCCTTCTTGCAACCGTCCTCCCTGATCGACATGGGCCGATCGAGCGTCGTGACGGGACTGTTCGCGCTTGGTGTCTTCTCGATCCTTGCCGTGGGCGGGATCGATGTTTCGTTCACGGCTATTGCTGCCCTGACCATGTATTCCGCGACATTGTTCGTGATCAACATCTGGCCTGATGCGCCAATGTCGCTTGTGATTAGCGCCGCGGTCGTGGGCGGTGCATTGCTTGGCGCAGTCAACGGCTGGATGGTTCACAAGCTGAATGTACCGGCCCTCATTGTAACCATCGGCACCCAGTATCTCTTCCGCGGTATCCTTTTGGCCTTCATCGGAACCGTCTGGTTGATGGAGTTGCCCCCTCAGATGCTCGCCTTTGGCAAGGCGCCGCTGTTGGAATTCCAGAGCGCGGCGGATACCACGATTACCTTGCCGATGTATTTTCTGATCTTCCCAGCCGCCGCGATCCTTACGTGGTTCATGTTCAACAAGACATTGATGGGCCGCGCGATCTTTGCCACTGGCGGCAATGCCGACATTGCCGAGCGTCTCGGGTATGACCAGCGTGTGGTTCACGTCTTCGTTTTCGCCTTCACGGGCGCCCTTGCTGCGATGGCGGGTATCATTCACGTCTGCTCCAATCGTATGGCGAACCCGTTTGATCTCGTTGGATCAGAGATCGAAGTGATCGCAGCGGTGGTGTTGGGTGGTGCCCGCATCACGGGCGGCACAGGCACGGTTCTGGGAACGGTAACCGGCGTTCTCTTGATCACCGTCGTGAACAATTCCCTGGTGCTCGTAGGCATTCCGTCAACCTGGCAGCGTGCGGTGGTCGGTGCATTCATCCTCTTGGCCGCGGCGTTCTTTGTTCGGCGCCAGAAGTAA
- a CDS encoding dihydroxyacetone kinase subunit DhaK — protein sequence MKKFLNKPENFVDEMLEGIYRAHPEVTYAADDLRCYVTAKPVPGKVGIVTGGGSGHLPTFLGFVGKNMIDGCGVGGVFQSPSADQLAEVTRYVDQGAGVLFLYGNYTGDIMNFDMAGELVELDDIETATVVGNDDVASSVVGEEHKRRGVAGIFFLYKAAGAAAAEMKPLAEVARIAEKAKNRTRTMGVALSPCIVPEVGKPGFEIGEDEMEIGMGIHGEPGISRKKLAPADAVVDEMMERIFAETNYAKGDEVAVLINGLGGTPKEELYIIYRRLGQLMDEKGVKVKHVWLGEFATSMEMIGFSISVLHLDDELSPLIAAEANTPFFQHFAS from the coding sequence ATGAAGAAGTTTCTCAACAAGCCTGAAAATTTCGTCGATGAAATGCTCGAAGGAATTTATCGCGCCCACCCAGAAGTGACATATGCTGCCGACGATCTTCGTTGCTATGTGACAGCCAAACCGGTTCCGGGCAAAGTGGGCATCGTCACCGGTGGTGGTTCGGGTCACTTGCCGACATTTCTGGGTTTTGTCGGCAAAAATATGATCGATGGCTGCGGGGTAGGGGGCGTCTTTCAATCGCCGAGCGCCGATCAGCTTGCCGAGGTCACGCGCTACGTTGACCAAGGCGCTGGCGTTCTCTTCCTCTATGGCAATTATACCGGCGACATCATGAATTTCGACATGGCTGGCGAGCTGGTCGAGCTTGATGACATCGAAACGGCAACGGTCGTTGGCAATGATGATGTGGCGTCGTCCGTTGTGGGTGAAGAGCATAAGCGGCGCGGTGTTGCCGGCATCTTCTTCCTTTACAAGGCAGCAGGCGCAGCGGCGGCTGAAATGAAGCCTCTGGCTGAAGTCGCGCGGATTGCCGAGAAGGCAAAAAACAGAACCCGCACCATGGGTGTCGCCCTTTCGCCCTGCATCGTGCCGGAAGTCGGCAAGCCCGGCTTCGAGATCGGGGAAGACGAAATGGAAATCGGCATGGGCATCCATGGCGAACCCGGGATCTCCCGCAAGAAACTGGCACCTGCCGACGCTGTCGTTGATGAAATGATGGAACGCATCTTTGCCGAAACAAACTATGCCAAAGGCGATGAAGTGGCTGTTCTCATCAACGGCCTTGGCGGAACGCCCAAGGAAGAGCTCTATATCATTTACCGTCGCCTTGGTCAGTTGATGGATGAGAAAGGCGTCAAAGTCAAACATGTCTGGCTCGGTGAGTTCGCGACCTCCATGGAAATGATCGGCTTCTCGATTTCCGTGCTGCATCTGGATGACGAATTGTCGCCCTTGATCGCAGCAGAAGCCAATACGCCCTTCTTTCAGCATTTCGCAAGTTGA
- a CDS encoding dihydroxyacetone kinase subunit L produces MKSIEPALVVGLFDRFANRFEAERDALIALDGKVGDSDLGLTMSKAFIAARDKVHELDQPGLGDLMKQAGAAISKAAPSTMGTLMATGFLRGGKALGEAETLDVSGLAAFWRAYADGVAMRGKAQLGDKTVLDVLDPIAQAFEAQAETGAELDVAGQEAAKAAADALEATKKMVAQHGKAAAFQEKTLGLQDAGGTVACMLAEELSLFLNEKAAG; encoded by the coding sequence ATGAAATCCATCGAACCTGCATTGGTTGTCGGTCTGTTTGACCGCTTCGCCAACCGCTTTGAAGCCGAACGGGATGCGCTGATTGCACTTGATGGCAAGGTTGGCGACAGCGACCTCGGCCTGACCATGTCAAAAGCCTTCATCGCTGCCCGTGACAAGGTGCATGAGCTTGACCAGCCCGGTCTTGGCGATCTGATGAAACAGGCTGGTGCGGCCATCTCGAAAGCGGCGCCATCCACGATGGGAACCCTGATGGCGACGGGATTTCTGCGTGGCGGCAAGGCCCTTGGAGAGGCTGAGACCCTCGATGTCTCCGGTCTCGCTGCCTTTTGGCGAGCCTATGCCGATGGCGTCGCGATGCGCGGCAAGGCCCAGTTGGGAGACAAAACGGTCCTTGATGTTCTGGATCCCATTGCACAGGCCTTCGAGGCACAAGCAGAGACCGGAGCCGAGCTGGACGTCGCCGGACAGGAGGCGGCTAAGGCTGCTGCTGATGCCTTGGAAGCGACCAAGAAAATGGTCGCGCAACATGGCAAGGCCGCCGCTTTTCAGGAAAAAACGCTTGGATTGCAGGATGCTGGCGGCACAGTCGCCTGCATGCTTGCAGAAGAACTAAGCCTGTTCCTGAATGAAAAGGCCGCGGGCTAA
- a CDS encoding SMP-30/gluconolactonase/LRE family protein, with protein MTDRLEIGIGDAGSVLTAYEPAFLDLFPADTRLRALWRQGTWTEGPSYLSATRSVIFSDIPNDCQMHYSELSGEVNVWRGGQRHFVNGTTPDAAGGLLMCEHGTRSLTRLSHEGKREILADRFDGGRLNSPNDVVQHLDGSIWFTDPTYGIEFPDQGNPGKKEQEGSFVYRFDPKSEKLSAMIRDCAYPNGLAFSPDASRLYVADSGGSRSPGDERHIRVFDLGDNGQLSGGDIFVRCPNGVFDGFRVDRTGRLWASARDGVYIISERGTVLGRIATPETVSNLCFGGPDQDRLYITATSSLLVINLAHPV; from the coding sequence ATGACTGACAGACTGGAGATCGGAATCGGAGACGCTGGCTCGGTGCTGACCGCATATGAGCCAGCCTTCCTGGACCTTTTCCCGGCAGACACCCGTTTGCGGGCGCTTTGGCGACAGGGCACGTGGACAGAGGGGCCTTCCTATCTGTCTGCGACAAGATCTGTGATCTTCAGCGACATTCCGAATGATTGCCAGATGCACTATTCCGAGCTTTCGGGCGAGGTGAATGTCTGGCGCGGGGGTCAACGGCATTTTGTCAATGGAACGACGCCCGATGCCGCTGGCGGCCTGCTCATGTGTGAACATGGCACCCGCTCTCTCACCCGACTGTCTCATGAAGGGAAAAGGGAGATATTGGCAGATCGGTTTGACGGCGGGCGTCTCAACAGTCCCAATGATGTCGTACAGCATCTGGACGGTTCGATCTGGTTCACGGATCCAACCTATGGCATCGAGTTCCCCGATCAGGGCAATCCGGGCAAGAAGGAGCAAGAGGGCAGCTTTGTTTACCGATTTGACCCGAAGAGCGAAAAACTCTCGGCCATGATCCGGGACTGCGCCTATCCCAACGGTTTGGCCTTCTCACCGGACGCAAGCAGGCTTTATGTTGCCGATTCTGGTGGCAGCCGAAGCCCGGGAGACGAACGGCACATTCGCGTCTTCGATCTTGGCGACAATGGTCAGCTGTCGGGAGGCGACATTTTTGTGCGCTGCCCCAACGGTGTGTTTGATGGCTTTCGTGTAGATCGAACCGGTCGACTCTGGGCCAGCGCCCGTGATGGCGTTTATATCATCTCGGAACGGGGCACGGTCTTGGGACGGATTGCAACGCCTGAGACCGTGTCCAATCTTTGTTTTGGTGGCCCCGATCAGGATCGGCTTTATATCACCGCGACAAGCAGTCTGCTCGTGATCAATCTGGCTCACCCTGTCTAG
- a CDS encoding SDR family oxidoreductase — MSHGAIKTGKVAFVTGGASGIGLAAARRFMDAGMKVLLTDLPGDALDQAAQMLKAEGGDVTALAVDVTDRDQLARAREKADQMGQLSMVMSNAGREGGGEILAGEEVWKRTLETNLWGAIHVSQLFLPDLIAAEQDAAIIFTGSKQGITLPPGDTAYNVSKAALRALAESVSHDLVKKTGGRVSAHLLIPGFTFTGFTRAHGVTEKPEAAWAADQVADFLMSGLDHGDFYILCPDNDVDRATDEKRMRWGIGDIIENRPALSRWHPDYADAFDHYMKSDD, encoded by the coding sequence ATGTCGCATGGAGCTATCAAAACAGGCAAGGTTGCTTTCGTAACGGGAGGAGCCAGTGGCATAGGGCTGGCGGCTGCGCGTCGTTTCATGGACGCCGGGATGAAGGTTCTGCTCACCGATTTGCCCGGCGATGCGCTTGATCAAGCCGCTCAAATGCTGAAGGCCGAGGGCGGAGACGTAACGGCGCTGGCCGTGGATGTCACGGATCGTGACCAGCTTGCGCGTGCCAGGGAAAAAGCCGACCAGATGGGGCAGCTTTCCATGGTCATGTCGAATGCAGGCCGCGAAGGCGGAGGCGAAATCCTTGCTGGTGAGGAAGTCTGGAAGCGCACGCTGGAGACCAATCTCTGGGGTGCCATTCATGTCTCCCAATTATTTCTCCCCGATCTCATTGCGGCAGAACAGGACGCGGCGATCATTTTCACCGGTTCCAAGCAAGGGATCACCCTGCCGCCGGGGGATACAGCCTACAATGTCTCGAAAGCAGCGCTGCGGGCCCTTGCGGAATCCGTCTCTCATGATCTCGTAAAGAAAACCGGCGGACGCGTGAGCGCTCATTTGCTGATACCCGGCTTTACCTTTACCGGCTTCACGCGCGCGCATGGGGTCACGGAAAAACCAGAAGCCGCATGGGCCGCTGATCAGGTTGCCGATTTTCTCATGAGCGGTCTGGATCATGGTGACTTCTATATCCTGTGCCCGGACAATGATGTTGATCGGGCTACCGACGAGAAACGGATGCGCTGGGGCATTGGCGATATCATTGAAAACCGTCCGGCCTTGTCCAGATGGCATCCCGACTATGCCGACGCCTTTGATCACTACATGAAATCTGATGACTGA
- a CDS encoding LysR family transcriptional regulator, producing MRATGRTLLADLNVFVTIVRRQSMRQAAIELGVTTSALSHRLRKLETELGVKLLNRTSRSLKPTEAGAILASQLEVGLQTIDDALGTLSQYRDHPTGRLRLNALRDAATLILRPVMPRYFEQFPDMHIDLGVDDHLVDIVEEGFDAGIRYGDRVPQDMIGVALTGPQNWVVIGSPDLIARVGRPAQPQDLLEVPCIEMRVGDNSRYPWELGNGPSLIRIDVRGPFCSNATEQTIDAALEGIGFAYCLESRVRNEVATGRLELVMPDWASEGPPFTIYYPSRRQVPPGLHALIDLIREDHGLARLATRNNT from the coding sequence GTGCGCGCAACCGGCCGGACCCTCTTGGCAGATCTCAATGTCTTTGTCACCATCGTGCGGCGACAGAGCATGCGGCAGGCTGCAATCGAGCTTGGCGTGACGACGTCTGCCCTTAGCCACCGCCTGCGCAAGCTTGAAACCGAACTCGGCGTCAAGCTTCTCAACCGCACCAGCCGCTCGCTCAAGCCCACAGAAGCAGGCGCCATTCTTGCCTCCCAACTTGAGGTTGGCTTGCAGACGATCGACGATGCCCTTGGCACCCTGTCTCAATACCGCGACCACCCCACCGGCAGGCTCCGCCTCAATGCGCTTCGTGATGCGGCGACCTTGATCCTGCGTCCTGTCATGCCTCGCTATTTCGAGCAATTCCCCGACATGCACATAGATCTCGGCGTCGACGATCATCTGGTTGATATCGTCGAAGAGGGCTTTGATGCAGGCATTCGCTATGGCGACCGCGTGCCTCAGGACATGATTGGTGTGGCCCTGACCGGCCCGCAAAACTGGGTTGTCATCGGCTCTCCCGATCTGATCGCCCGTGTGGGCCGCCCGGCGCAACCTCAGGATCTGCTCGAGGTGCCCTGTATCGAGATGCGTGTCGGCGACAACAGTCGTTACCCGTGGGAATTGGGCAATGGACCGTCGCTGATCCGCATTGATGTTCGCGGGCCGTTCTGCTCCAACGCAACGGAACAGACGATTGACGCGGCACTTGAGGGCATTGGTTTTGCCTATTGTCTGGAGAGCCGCGTGCGCAATGAAGTTGCAACCGGCAGGCTTGAACTCGTCATGCCTGACTGGGCCTCCGAGGGGCCGCCTTTCACCATCTATTATCCGAGCCGGCGACAGGTTCCTCCCGGTCTGCATGCCCTCATCGACTTGATCCGCGAAGACCATGGTCTGGCGCGGCTCGCGACGCGAAACAACACGTGA